A single window of Lutzomyia longipalpis isolate SR_M1_2022 chromosome 1, ASM2433408v1 DNA harbors:
- the LOC129785936 gene encoding uncharacterized protein LOC129785936: MHTGVKNYTSTLPRNLSRSKGNCVERTSNAEYAIGLERDDMIRPTYGAYACNTLPRGPYLQYKFNDQQNDNNTRQRQHIDELRREFLNLPRAKLTIHADESHHKTQTLGRYVKREVGRHSQNLIVKDTDSQHNVVPTPNYQTLPKAFATSSSYQYNNRVEMANVHQIHTLQQKSDPKQNQLQADYEISNFPFPFHHQVSATTATASNVLKCQPEEIYRAKVSASISAGCPGSISSVNQLNYVTLDEVLRVRPNGFTASEGWALLCQTVQALQDLFLADTPSTSRILPLVTPTSLQITSRGRVAFNIIPAGQTIAHELGRMAYGDAVKYLAPEFLTVMGKKFTFSESDIEKMWIYSLGVTLYMTLPCASPTAAPLSQGVEGDKQQPAPYEEQPLFQHQSSLAPLDFVIRSMCNRNLHNRSTLMYLLDVISEYCKVHHQVKPFSHTVMELFQQVIDQKEHSIPIRHMDEIKSQEEHKSDTDSGRSSDHGEIFRDGLDGKVQKLEVKRMPLQQQNVENTVGKSSAAIIGQQKPTKVGEDFNSGTLQVIRRKRKRETLRRNTIDVNQLELQSVRQHMLNASKSATCLLEMATNESFNRKFDEIDFTSCGISLPDLHTEGKTVAQTLKVRRPVGCMRLNAKEEIPGKSTGYSEKGPDFIVKSFVTPKQIDISDAKCQSRRSINVLLLNGHIIQILCNPVTTTTHDVFQAVMESEDCGENFFLGICALIGGDFVFLPLDLKIYKVAPQAWINVSKKENLMENITFSLFIRIKFYLPTLRGISSLESRHTLYLQLRKSILERHILCTDDDLITLGGFALQAEVGDFRENMKYMEYFTLSHYLPEGVYQKNREMAQYLRNSHYRKRGLLPLEAEHSFIRYVQELKEYGLHLYSAIWVVDEHTSINVFVAISLRGICLFHRNLSPNLNNHLEIYAENSKILYQRKLYAKFEWLEIENLCYSKHILCIVVRNSESLKAKDTNRIKYKLRMDGRKSYFAFSLASDHHKFYMTLRNSFASLKMISSELNVPLRGKLNQSNEYDDGQNISEFVPKIEKPTKPQGNRMRNLKKSMLNDNKLIKLRQKFLKRSKSSVEITSAVENLRRTHITREEVQNKENECPSSIPVSTNSSPRSATWGRNKVKMGTRVFSSQFLNKSFDNICDNVVNSARSEGNYSLFEQSFAPINENLMERDYSDGDNSLKSTSLGSILYAIEKRPDSPPATCDAYVIHSSIRSMQNNYSLPNESISDTLMDKFNNISCSTSTNDRIIAKIKIVKDKVSDSKSSSFERVKFSTLNPSRISKKLMRVKNKLLSRSQESVVVDEKKSSGYTLGISIVQGSDNNMYVKDLVPDGPGARSGIRVGDQILAVDGISLLSLPYSDALKLLQTSSSVVELVVSQLLHPPHEPQTQLNAKEDSMASKESLERKPNNNFDYLRDMKTPEMDYASSIKLHEVAKEEKSISNNANGVLSKSAPDLPKIVAIIPKEPKMKMNIQKKFFGHQKFPVTPAKELKRTTIAPVNRPQPLSLPTECAEKQVFI, translated from the exons ATGCATACAGGAGTGAAAAATTATACGTCAACATTACCCAGAAACCTTAGCCGGTCAAAGGGTAATTGCGTGGAGAGGACAAGTAATGCAGAGTATGCCATAGGTCTTGAGAGGGATGACATGATTCGACCCACCTACGGTGCCTATGCATGCAACACACTACCGAGGGGGCCTTATCTTCAATACAAATTTAATGATCAACAAAACGACAATAATACACGCCAGAGGCAACATATTGACGAGCTACgcagagaatttttaaatcttccaAGGGCTAAATTGACCATTCACGCCGATGAGAGCCACCATAAGACACAAACATTGGGAAGATATGTCAAGAGAGAGGTTGGCAGGCATAGCCAAAATTTGATTGTTAAGGACACAGACAGTCAGCATAATGTAGTACCCACGCCGAATTATCAAACATTACCAAAAGCTTTTGCAACTAGCAGCAGTTATCAGTACAATAATAGGGTAGAAATGGCTAATGTTCACCAGATACATACATTGCAACAAAAGTCCGACCCAAAGCAGAATCAATTGCAAGCGGAttatgaaatttcaaatttcccATTTCCATTCCATCATCAAGTATCAGCCACCACTGCCACCGCATCGAATGTGTTAAAGTGCCAACCAGAAGAAATCTATCGTGCCAAAGTTTCCGCTTCTATTTCAGCTGGATGTCCGGGCAGTATATCATCGGTGAATCAATTGAATTATGTGACGCTGGATGAAGTTCTGAGAGTGAGGCCAAATGGTTTTACAGCTTCCGAAGGATGGGCACTTTTATGTCAGACTGTTCAAGCACTTCAGGACTTATTTCTAGcag ATACACCATCAACATCAAGGATTCTACCATTGGTTACACCTACCAGTTTGCAAATCACTTCACGTGGACGTGTGGCTTTCAATATTATACCCGCTGGCCAGACAATTGCTCATGAACTCGGACGAATGGCGTATGGTGATGCTGTGAAGTATTTGGCACCGGAATTCCTCACAGTCATGGGCAAAAAATTCACCTTCTCCGAATCGGATATTGAAAAG ATGTGGATCTACTCTCTGGGGGTCACTTTATATATGACTCTTCCATGTGCATCGCCAACGGCAGCACCTCTTTCACAGGGTGTAGAAGGTGATAAACAACAACCTGCACCTTATGAAGAGCAGCCACTCTTTCAGCATCAAAGTTCATTGGCGCCATTGGATTTTGTGATACGGTCAATGTGTAACAGAAATCTTCACAATCGGAGTACGCTTATGTACTTGCTAGAT GTAATATCGGAGTACTGCAAAGTTCATCATCAAGTGAAACCCTTCTCCCACACTGTTATGGAATTGTTTCAGCAAGTGATCGATCAAAAGGAGCACAGCATTCCCATCCGACACATGgatgaaataaaatctcaagaaGAACACAA GAGCGACACAGATTCGGGAAGAAGTTCAGATCATGGAGAAATATTTCGTGATGGATTGGATGGAAAGGTGCAAAAACTCGAGGTGAAACGTATGCCATTGCAACagcaaaatgttgaaaatactGTTGGAAAAAGCAGCGCTGCAATTATTGGACAGCAGAAGCCCACTAAAGTCGGTGAAGACTTTAATTCGGGAACTTTGCAGGTGATTCGGAGGAAGCGCAAAAGGGAGACACTACGTCGGAATACAATTGATGTTAATCAGTTGGAATTGCAAAGTGTACGTCAGCATATGCTGAATGCATCGAAATCAGCTACATGTTTGCTGGAAATGGCCACAAATGAATCTTTCAATAGgaaatttgatgaaattgaCTTCACAAGTTGTGGCATTTCCCTACCGGATCTCCATACGGAAGGCAAGACAGTCGCACAAACCCTGAAAGTGAGACGACCTGTCGGATGCATGCGGTTAAACGCAAAGGAAGAGATTCCGGGCAAATCGACAGGATACAGTGAGAAGGGTCCAGATTTCATTGTTAAATCCTTCGTGACTCCCAAGCAGATTGATATTTCCGATGCAAAATGCCAAAGTCGTCGATCCATCAATGTCTTACTCCTCAATGGGCATATTATCCAAATTCTATGTAATCCTGTGACAACAACAACTCATGATGTTTTCCAAGCTGTAATGGAGTCAGAAGATTGCggggagaatttttttcttggcatATGTGCATTAATTGGTGgtgattttgtatttttgccACTTGATCTCAAGATTTATAAG gttGCACCCCAAGCATGGATAAATGTATCAAAGAAGGAgaatttgatggaaaatataacgttttcacttttcattcgtataaaattttacttacCCACTTTGCGTGGTATCag TTCATTGGAATCTCGACATACTCTGTATTTACAATTGAGAAAAAGTATCCTGGAGCGACATATTCTGTGTACAGACGATGATCTAATAACTCTAGGAGGATTTGCATTGCAAGCTGAAGTGGGTGACTTCAGAGAAAAT ATGAAATATatggaatattttacattGTCGCATTATTTGCCGGAAGGCGTTTACCAGAAGAATCGAGAAATGGCACAGTATTTGAGGAATTCGCACTATCGCAAACGGGGCCTCTTACCACTGGAGGCGGAACACAGTTTTATACGCTACGTGCAGGAGTTAAAGGAGTATGGATTGCATCTCTACAGTGCAATTTGGGTGGTTGACGAGCACACGAGCATCAATGTCTTTGTGGCAATCTCATTGCGAGGTATTTGCCTCTTCCATCGAAACTTGTCTCCAAACTTAAACAATCACCTGGAAATTTATgcagaaaattccaaaatactGTATCAGAGAAAATTGTACGCGAAATTTGAGTGGTTGGAAATAGAGAATTTGTGCTACTCAAAGCACATTCTCTGTATAGTCGTGAGGAATTCTGAGAGTCTAAAAGCAAAGGACACTAATAGAATTAAGTATAAACTCAGGATGGATGGAAGAAA GAGTTACTTTGCCTTCTCACTCGCCTCGGATCATCATAAATTCTACATGACACTACGTAACTCATTTGCTTCACTTAAGATGATATCAAGTGAGTTAAATGTTCCTTTGAGGGGGAAATTGAATCAAAGCAATGAATATGACGATGGGCAGAATATATCGGAATTTGTACCAAAGATTGAGAAACCCACGAAACCACAGGGTAATCGTATGAGAAACTTAAAGAAGTCTATGTTGAATGAcaacaaattgattaaattacgCCAAAAGTTTCTCAAGAGATCGAAATCTTCCGTTGAAATTACTTCAGCAGTTGAAAATCTCCGTCGTACCCATATAACACGTGAAGAGGTgcaaaataaggaaaatgaatgtccATCATCAATTCCGGTGTCGACAAATTCATCACCGAGAAGTGCAACATGGGGAAGGaacaaagtgaaaatgggcacAAGGGTTTTCTCATCACAATTCCTTAACAAATCATTTGACAATATTTGCGACAATGTTGTGAATTCGGCACGATCTGAGGGCAATTACAGTCTCTTCGAACAAAGTTTTGCACCcataaatgagaatttaatggAACGTGATTACTCAGACGGGGACAATTCACTAAAGAGCACAAGTCTTGGATCGATTCTATATGCTATTGAGAAACGCCCGGATTCGCCACCAGCAACTTGCGATGCTTATGTCATTCATTCATCCATAAGGAGTATGCAGAATAACTACAGTCTACCCAATGAGAGTATTTCCGATACATTAATggataaattcaacaatatcTCATGCAGCACCTCAACCAATGATAGaatcattgcaaaaatcaaaattgtgaAGGATAAAGTTTCCGATTCCAAGAGTAGCAGTTTCGAGCGTGTGAAGTTCTCCACCCTCAATCCCAGTCGAATAAGTAAGAAATTGATGAGGGTGAAGAATAAGCTACTGTCGAGAAGTCAAGAATCTGTAGTTGTTGATGAAAAGAAATCCAGCGGATATACTTTGGGAATTAGTATTGTTCAGGGATCAGACAATAATATGTACGTGAAGGATTTAGTTCCAGATGGACCTGGTGCAAGGAGTGGTATAAGAGTTGGGGATCAG ATTCTTGCTGTGGATGGAATATCTCTCTTAAGTTTGCCATATTCGGATGCACTGAAATTGCTGCAAACCTCGAGTAGTGTTGTGGAATTAGTTGTATCTCAGTTATTGCATCCACCGCATGAGCCACAAACACAATTGAACGCCAAAGAAGACTCTATGGCGTCGAAGGAATCTCTTGAGAGAAAACCAAACAACAATTTCGACTATTTGCGGGATATGAAAACCCCTGAAATGGATTATGCATCGTCAATTAAATTACACGAAGTTGCCaaagaagaaaagtcaatcTCTAACAATGCGAATGGGGTTTTGTCTAAAAGTGCTCCCGACTTGCCAAAG attGTTGCAATTATTCCGAAGGAGCCTAAAATGAAGATGaatattcagaaaaaattctttggacACCAAAAATTTCCAGTCACTCCTGCAAAGGAACTAAAGAGAACGACAATTGCACCAGTAAATCGCCCACAACCTCTTTCGTTGCCAACAGAATGTGCAGAGAAGCAAGTTTTCATATAA
- the LOC129785938 gene encoding uncharacterized protein LOC129785938 — translation MCCSCNDLTSSTMGYKSHHKISSYWIILSVICFLHATWATNAEENITPQPADATLDLENAETKDPTKKLEIIKQIRKVNNDGSYTVGYEADDGTFKIESRDVLGNVKGTYGYVDSNGEIKRVSYTGNNGTTGLRNYPGNLSQEDPPSSVTHSQRNKTYAAASTTRRPAALAFLSTTTQSPSGFSKSSSVIQTIPRRRISIPSSTERSQYSHYATSKVTEATTANPVTEHTTTVIYAESVPPSKSIVIVRPTPHPTSSQRPPEQITRPDKLEINQVSKVMITKSRETSTSKPVTEEDVEKELDRKSVRGNNLRRQLAEKEDHYEAQPQILYTQAAGEDSSHVYGSGTGNVRPLFTTTSSPRIPALVLAARQRAAKLQNVINTGSAPTTTTEKVYARPPNRPEGITTVNTYEQTTESSTDINYLTQSPIPVVQIPASQASEDERRVFRQRQATTNNYRPPPPRDLYRIPQAGRPPTPEQYIRETTQVPGRDEDDVDSFRQLRRPPSVGASQYTDGQNDVGYEQQTYPIPFAQNPFGRPFPGGQYNDFPERPVTARDFERLLHLLVLRYQQFQQPFGRFGGGGFYPPYMPYYSGQGYAPYLPNPYQGYQQVPRSHLYDPVGFDPRYSFINRAPFPGAYRQYSEPDNVYQSPQDMSLGYEGQRLIPRKKQFSPRYFGASTQQSGYLPSDSSNLQQLGQASGSSTTDYLPPDVREELLYRMLMLAIQNPEQQAANVPAASAPAEVKTPASPQPFRKPVRSVQIIGEE, via the exons ATGTGTTGCTCGTGTAATGATCTGACTTCGTCCACGATGGGATACAAATCTCATCATAAG ATCTCATCATATTGGATAATTCTATCAGTGATATGCTTTCTTCATGCAACATGGGCAACAAATGCGGAGGAAAATATAACACCACAACCTGCTGATGCGACACTTGACTTGGAAAATGCTGAAACGAAGGATCCTACCAAAAAGCTGGAAATCATTAAGCAAATCCGGAAGGTAAATAACGATGGTTCCTATACGGTGGGATATGAGGCGGATGATGGCACGTTCAAAATTGAGAGTCGTGATGTGCTGGGGAATGTAAAAGGAACATATGGATATGTGGATTCAAATGGGGAGATCAAAAGAGTGTCATATACGGGAAATAATGGGACGACAGGACTGCGGAACTATCCGGGCAATTTATCGCAGGAAGACCCACCGTCTTCAGTGACGCACAGTCAAAGGAATAAAACTTATGCTGCCGCATCCACCACAAGACGCCCAGCAGCTCTGGCATTTTTATCAACCACCACACAGTCACCTTCTGGATTTTCTAAATCTAGCAGTGTTATACAGACGATACCGAGACGTCGCATTTCCATCCCTTCATCCACAGAACGCTCCCAGTATAGTCACTATGCCACGTCGAAAGTCACGGAAGCCACCACCGCAAATCCCGTCACTGAGCACACGACCACGGTTATCTATGCTGAATCTGTGCcaccatcaaaatccatcgtCATTGTGCGTCCCACGCCACATCCAACATCATCACAGCGTCCACCGGAGCAAATTACACGCCCGGATAAGCTTGAAATTAATCAAGTGTCCAAAGTGATGATAACAAAGAGTCGGGAAACTTCAACATCGAAACCAGTAACTGAGGAGGATGTGGAGAAAGAGTTGGATAGAAAGTCCGTGCGGGGGAACAATCTAAGGCGGCAATTAGCTGAAAAAGAGGATCACTATGAGGCTCAACCGCAAATTCTCTATACCCAAGCTGCAGGTGAGGATTCATCACACGTATACGGAAGTGGAACGGGAAATGTACGACCCCTTTTTACAACCACAAGCAGCCCACGGATTCCAGCCCTTGTCCTAGCAGCACGTCAACGAGctgcaaaattgcaaaatgttatCAATACCGGGTCTGCACCAACAACCACCACGGAGAAAGTGTACGCAAGGCCACCGAATCGTCCTGAAGGTATAACCACTGTCAATACGTATGAACAAACCACAGAATCATCAACAGATATAAATTACTTGACACAAAGTCCCATACCTGTAGTTCAAATTCCAGCAAGTCAAGCCAGTGAGGATGAACGTCGTGTGTTTAGGCAACGACAAGCTACAACAAACAATTACCGACCACCCCCACCGCGGGACCTGTACAGGATACCACAGGCAGGAAGACCTCCAACTCCTGAGCAGTATATCCGGGAGACGACACAAGTACCTGGTCGGGATGAGGACGACGTGGATAGTTTTCGGCAATTGCGCCGCCCACCATCGGTGGGGGCATCACAATACACAGACGGGCAGAATGATGTTGGATATGAGCAACAAACTTATCCTATACCCTTTGCACAAAATCCCTTTGGACGCCCATTCCCCGGTGGTCAATATAACGATTTTCCTGAAAGGCCCGTAACAGCGAGGGACTTTGAGCGATTACTCCACTTGCTTGTCCTACGTTACCAACAATTTCAGCAGCCGTTCGGAAGATTTGGGGGTGGTGGGTTTTATCCACCCTACATGCCATACTACAGTGGCCAGGGATATGCACCGTATCTACCCAATCCTTATCAGGGATATCAGCAAGTTCCACGATCACATCTCTATGACCCCGTGGGCTTTGATCCTCGCTACTCTTTCATCAATCGCGCTCCTTTCCCTGGTGCTTATCGACAATACAGTGAACCCGACAATGTCTATCAGTCGCCACAGGACATGTCCTTAGGGTACGAAGGGCAAAGACTGATTCCACGGAAGAAGCAATTTAGTCCTCGCTACTTTGGTGCTTCCACCCAGCAATCAGGATACCTTCCATCAGACTCGTCGAATTTGCAACAATTAGGCCAAGCAAGTGGATCGAGCACGACGGATTATTTGCCACCAGACGTTAGAGAGGAGCTTCTCTATCGTATGCTGATGTTGGCAATTCAGAATCCTGAGCAACAGGCTGCAAATGTACCAGCTGCCTCAGCACCCGCCGAAGTTAAAACACCAGCTTCCCCGCAACCCTTTCGTAAGCCCGTGAGGAGTGTGCAAATTATAGGGGAGGAATAG